The genomic window GAAAAAAACAAGATACAGAGCTAATGCGACAGAAATAAATAAGGCACCTGGACACATCAGGTATCTGTGGGTAATACAATTTAAGGCCTCAGGATATAGGGCAGCTACTCCTACAGTGGCTATGACTTATCAGACACTCGATAGAGTAGACCCTAATTATGTAGAGGTATTAAGGGTGGTTGACCTATCTAAGGATAAGGTGCTTACATTAGCCCCGGAACGGCTGGAAGAACTAAAATCTGCCTGGAGGGAGAATTACTTCAACCCCGAGTGGGACATAGTTTAAATGAAATAATTTAATTTTAAAGTTTACAAAGTTTCTGCCTTATGATACAATAATAATGTAGAAAAAATATGATATGAAAGGAGCTGGTACAAATGAAGGAAGTTTCACCACAGTGCATTAAAATAGGAGTGGTGGAAGGCGAGGAAGGCCTTCTGGAGATTTCAATATCTAAAGCGAAGAAATGGCAATCTTGCCAGAAGGCCTTCGCTTATCGGTACAACGATAAACTGAGACCCAAGAAAAAGGCTACAGCCCTCAGACGTGGTACATGGGTACATAGTTGCCTTGAGCAACGTGCCCTTGGTAACGATTGGGTGAAGGTCATTAAGGATCTCAAAGCTCAGGAATATGACAAACTGTTTCTGGAGGAGAAAGTTGAACTGGGTGACCTCCCCACGGAGGTATTTCGTATGATGAGGGCCTACCATCAGACATACCTGAAAGTGGATGCTGAGTACGAGACCGTACGTGCTGAACAAGACTTTATGATACGGGTACCTGGAACCAAAATTGTCCTAGTGGGAAAGATTGATGCCATCATCAGACACAGGGTTAGTAGAAAGGTATGGATTGTGGAGCATAAGACGGTGGGTAAGGACATACCTAGTGAAGATTACAGAATGTCAGACGGTCAGACAGCTGTATATAGTTGGGTACTAGAACAAATCGCGCCAATACTTGGCTTCAAGCCTGGAGATGTTGCAGGGGTCCTGATGGACTATATCAAAACGAAGCCACCTACAATTCCTGATATGTTGAAAAATGGGACTATGTCACGTAGAAGGATAAGTTGTGACCGTTACACGTAT from Ignavibacteria bacterium includes these protein-coding regions:
- a CDS encoding PD-(D/E)XK nuclease family protein; amino-acid sequence: MKEVSPQCIKIGVVEGEEGLLEISISKAKKWQSCQKAFAYRYNDKLRPKKKATALRRGTWVHSCLEQRALGNDWVKVIKDLKAQEYDKLFLEEKVELGDLPTEVFRMMRAYHQTYLKVDAEYETVRAEQDFMIRVPGTKIVLVGKIDAIIRHRVSRKVWIVEHKTVGKDIPSEDYRMSDGQTAVYSWVLEQIAPILGFKPGDVAGVLMDYIKTKPPTIPDMLKNGTMSRRRISCDRYTY